Genomic segment of Engystomops pustulosus chromosome 8, aEngPut4.maternal, whole genome shotgun sequence:
CATTTCAGAAAATAAAGCATGACTTTATGTTATATAGGTAACTATATCTATGATCTAACACATGATGACAGGCACTACTTAACCAGCATTTGATACCATAAACCAACCAAGTGAGTGACCCGGCAGATAGACAATAGTTACATATGTTCACTCTTTCATTCAACACATCATTGTGACTGACAGACCAGAAAAAAACCATGACAGGCTGCAATTTACAATACAACCACAAGATGGCGACACATACAAATATATCAATGACCGATTATCCCTATGTTTTTTAAATaagcaaaagagaaaaaaaaaaaaaatcattttgtgaCATTCATATAACtatatttaaaaggggttgtccagtcacaactaGTTAGTGCCCATCGATGGGGATAGGGGGGGTTTGAAGAGTCACAGTAATGGGAACCCCACGGATCACAATAATGGGGGTCCTTTTACTCCCTGTTGAACTTCAAAGGAATGGAGTGGCCAGTCAGATATGTGCACTGCTGCACgattctatgtgcagtgtctatGGAACTGACAGACAGCCAAGTGTGGTGCCATCTACCGCTAAGCCCCTGAATAGAGAAGCAGGGTCAGCATGGTGCATGTGTGACTGGTCGCTCTGTTAATTTGGGGTACAATGGAACCTCATTCTCAagatccatgggggggggggggtatttttcACTGTGTCCCTCTCCCAAAAGCAAGTTAGCCCCCATCCTTGTTGGGACTAAACAACCGCTTTAAGATGTGTTCAGTTTAACAGATTAAACCCTACCCCTACTTAGCATTACCCCAAGTCATTTCCATTCATCTCTACGCATATCAGGCAGTGCAAGTAGCACACTCTTGTTATTTTACCATCAATGAATGTGATTTGTGGACAAAATCCATAACCTTGGACTGGAAAATATTACAATGaacttatttatattatataatgtaaaGGCTTCTTCTATACCAGAGAAATGTACTGATGAGTACAAGGATTGAATGATTGTTGCAGGATAAAATTTAGCTGGAAGTTAACTTCTACAttggtctatggcagagtagCAGTGTACAGTATTTACACCTCCTTATAGCTAAAGTGTAACTCTACCTTCAAAACCTTACTGTATATTTTCTCTGCAACCCTCATCATACATCCCCTCACATCTAAACAGGACAAACTCGTCataattttcacaatttttattattataattttttttataaaaagaacaTGTAGCCAGATATGTCCAAAATGCTGGTATAACAGTTCTGTACTTTTAGTAAAACCCATAAGAAACACTATACTGTATTATGACTCTACGTATACAGGACAAACATATACAACAAAGAATTCATTACTTATTAATCACTTCCTTGATCATTCATACTAGGTTTTACATGGAATCTGAACTCAAATCATGCGACTCCAAGGACAagagaaataaataaaagttatgctATAAAACTATATATGGAGTCTCAAAAACTCTAAAAACATCTCACaattttggtgaaaaaaaaaaagagaaattattAACTCCTAAAGGCACTTGAATAAATTAGATTAAACAGGTATAAAAGGACAAGCCTGATAGAATTATTCAAGAACATGAGTAAAATGGAAGGAGAATGAAGTGCAAATTTTGCCTACAGGCACGACAAAGGCGAGATTTACTTAAAGTGCCTAAATACAGACTGTAGGCGAGGAGTTAAACCATACTGAATGTCCTCCAGATAACATTTTAAAACTAACCAACAATGTCTAGAGGTCTTCATCTAGAAAAAAAGAATAATCTGTTGTTTCTGAAAATGTTTGATACTTAGTCAAAAGTGCTTTCATTCTCACAGAAGATCTTTTGGTCCATGAACAGTGAAGATCCTTCCCTAATATTGTCTTAAATATGTACGACCCGATCTGCAGAACGTTCATTCAGTAGTCGTTGAACCATTAACCTACTTTTTTCTATTGTATATATCCAAATTTACACTTCTATATCGTATATTCCGCCCTCTGCAACATAAAATGTAGCCCCTTAGGCTCCTACTCACTAAGGTGCTTCTCAAACTGTGAGGCCGGCCTCACTCATGTCATGCTCATCATGTTATACTGGGTACAGAAACAAATGTTTGCttaataaagatacataatcAACATTTGCATGAACTGGAACCAATGGTAGGGCTATCGGTAGAAAAAAGGATAAGTAGCTTTGTGCTATAATATTCATAGGCTTAAGATGCATCCCCAAAATGCAGCAGCATAAACAGTAGCCAACAAGAAGAATCAGAAAGGTGTACTGTGGGATAAACCTCCAACCTGCATTTTAGTTACAAAATATGCAACCCATGGAAGCTTTTCATAGTCTGACTAGTGCAAAAGCATTAACTTTCAGTGCCACAAGGACATCTACAGAATGGGAGAAAATCACTTCATTAGGAGACCACACAGTCTTCCTTATTTTTGCCTTTTCCTCTCTTGGGACTCTTATCTGAGGCATCATCCATGCGAATAtcttccagcgactgtctgtccacTGATGACCCTAATGTCGGGCAGGGCATTTCACTCTCTCCAGTGTACTTTTCACTTCTCGTGGCACCACTATCATCGTCGTCGTCTGTATCCTCGACTTCTTGTGAGGATTCTCCTTCACTACTAAAAACCTCAGGTGGAACAGTCTCTTTTGGAGTTTCTGCTTCATTTGCCGAAGTGTCATCTGTAGTTTGGCTGTTGTCGCTCACTACATCACGTGACAATGTGTCTTCTTCCCTTTGCTCCACTGATTTGAGATCTTCGCTTTCCAAAGACACTTCTTCTCTTTCATTGTCGGGAACATGTTTATGCACATTCTGGCTACTACTATCCTGGGGAACTACGTGGACTTCATCCTCTGTTATGCTATTATGTTTAGACCCTGAAGCATCTGAAGTTTTATCATTTTCACTTTCTACTTGTGCGACCAAGTCATTACTTGTCACTTCCGTGTGTTGTTCAGGTGCAGGAATTCTCTTACCCTGATCAATATCTCCTAAGCTTTCAGCAGACAATATTGCATCAGTTTTACTTTGATCCTCAGTAGTCAGTGACCCAGACTCCACCTGTTGAGTCTGCTGTGGTTTTATTTCATCGTCACCTTGGTCTTCATGTTCTACATCTACAATTTTATCAGTAGTCATTTTTACTGACAATTCTGTACTAAGATCTTCATGAGTGCTGCTCTCTTTGAGACCATCCTGTTTACCCTCTAAAGTGTTACTTTCATCTTTTGTACAGATATTGACATTATCTTTTAGAGCTTCAGCTCCTTCCTGTATGCCGTGTATGCTACATTGACCGGCTTCAGTGCTCTTAGGTTCCTCTTtttcagagtcacttgcacaACCGCTGACGTCTTCATCAAGCTCACTCGTTGTACTGGGTGTCTCATCAACAAAATCCACAGCGTCCTGGAAGACTTCACTTCCAGAGGGGCTTTCATCACTTTGCTTTAATGTGGCCTCACCATCAACTTCTGATATGTTCTCCAAAACCTTAGTTTGTGAGGTCTCCTTTTTATCTTCTAGATCAACAGATGTTTCATCTTCTTGGTTCTCCCGATCAATATCAGATTTGTGATGGCCAAAGACATCAACAGGTTCTGTTTCCTCAATTTTGCTATTATTTACCTCCTCATTTTGCAAATTTGTCACATCTCCACCCTCAGCAGGCAACTGAATGTCTTTTTCAACATCTTGTGCAATTTCCTGTGCATCTTGCTCAGTTTCAGAAGGTGAACATTCACCCACCGCTGATGTGGAATCCATTTTTTCTATTGTTTCTTCTGTTTTCCCTACAAAAACCATGGACAAATAAAATGACGGATCCACCAATTGTCtaaagccagcagaggtcagaagAAAGTAGAGGGAATTGTTTTCTGCACAAGATTAGGTAGGAAAGCAACAGGTTGGATAGTGCAGAGAAATACAGGAAAACCCACTGCTCCAAGCCAGGATGGTTGCTGAAGAGAAGAAACATACAGCAAAGCATGTTCTGTACATCCTGAAAACCCGTAGAGATGCTTCAGACTACTTTTTTCGGCTAGCTGTAAAATTGTCAAAAAGACAGCAGATTTCATTGGTTCATAAACAAGACCTGTAAAATATGTAGCAGCCTTCGTCCTCTAGGGGACCATAGCTAAGGTATCAGATAAAGACATTTACTCTAATAGTGAAGTCACTATAAGGATTGAGGAACCCAGGACTAATTTTGGTGCACAAATGCCATAAATGTAAGAAGAAATTGTAGCTTGTGCCTCATCACACCCAAGACTGCAAGCTGTTTAATGTGCACAAATAACTAATAGTTACCAGATAAATGTAGCTGGATCCTGCTGTAGTCTACATCTGATACTGGTTTTATAGTCTATCTTGTCTTTATATAGTTGCTTACTTTTACTTTGGAATAGGGAGGCTGTTATGGACGAAGAATACCCTTACAAGGTAACAGGCTACAGAAGTTACACAAAGCACAGCATGCGGGGTTAGTGGAAGGTTACACAGCACAGAGTTTACTGCCAGAGAGATTTAACAGAGAAACAATAGCTCACGCGATTACTTACCCATCGACACAGCCCGGACTGGAGGATCAGGGGGACCATCAGAATTTACATGGTGATCTATTGAAGCGTCTCCATTTAAGGTACcttcagagtccagcacaatgcCGTGTTTCTAAATGGAACAGAACTAGAAGTCAGCTACAGTAGAAATTACAAGTCATCCTCTGGATAGTAAGAAAGTCATCCGACAGAAGATCCAAATCAACATAAGCATCTGCAAACAAATCTAAGAGGTACGGTTAACAGAAATGACAAAGTTATCCTTTTTTGTTATCTGTTCACATCTGCAATCCTGCATCCCGTGCTACTGAGCTCAGTAAAATGAAAGGCCCCACATATCTGAAGGACCCCATTATTGTCAATGGGGAACATTATGATTTACCAGGGTCTGTGGACATCTGTAAATGTCGCTGTTCTGCTCCTATAACGGAGCTAAACTATGGAAAATCATTGATTCAGATGTGAACAGAGACTAAAACATATCATGTTATCATCATCATTAATCTGAACACGCACCCATCTAGATACATTCACAGCAATTTTAATTCCTATTTTTCTGGCTTTATTTTTGGTTCAGACTGATAAAACTGTTATATCTCTGGCTGCTAAAATGGACGGGAAAGCACAGTGGGAGGCTGCAAAGTAAGACAGTGCATGAAATTTCTTCTTAAAGGTCAACTTCTTTCTAAAAAAATCTCAGCTTTCTATTTATGGTAGGACATTTAACAGCGATAGTAACTGTATAATACATATCTGTAGGCAGCGGTTTTATCACACAATTCTTCACCATCCTTCTCATCCGTCATCTGCACTTTCAGAAGAATTTGGATGGGAGATATAATTCCTAGAGGATGTTACAGGACTGCCTGCTCCTGAAGCCGCAGTGCTACACATTCACATACTGTTATTGGGGGAAACTTATGAGAAGTATCGGAGGTAAAACGGTTCTAGTTGTCCACGATTTGTCCTACTGAATCAATGTACTACACCTATACGACACAAAAAGCATATGATATACTGGAATTTGTGGTATAACCATGTGTAAACATGAAGTGGCATCTAAAGCATATCTCCTTGCCTTAAAAGAATGAAATTCACTGTGAAAATCTGTGAATTAAAGTAACATTCTGAAAGGCATGTCAATTTCACATGGACAATATAAAATTTCTGCTTGTGCTGTGCTGAAAATCTGCCAACAATGTGTATGAAGCCCAAGGGCCTTGGGAGAGGATACTGACAGATGGTGTATCTTATGTAGAATAGATTCTCCTCACTAGGAAATGCAAATACATAATGAAACAATAAAAATACACATTGTACCTTCAACACCTCTCTTAGGTGAGTCACTTCTTCCCTGAGGGTGTCCCGCTCACTCCGAACTGGATCAAAAAACTCCTTTTGTCTCTCTAGAGCCTGCACTTCCAGGGAAATGAGAGAAAGAAAATGAAGGATGATATTTATCAAGGCGGGAACACAGAGGGAAAAACTGCACCGAAAAAGGTATTTTAAACAGGTTTCAAACATATAAAGTGGTATTCCTAATTTTGCCTGTCTTTTGGAAAATGGTGAGCAGAAGTTCGGATGAGAGTGTCAGAGGTCTATGAGCATTTTGCAGGGACCCCAGTACTTGGACAAGAGCTCAGACTTCTCTACAtaacacagtatactgtataaagGCTGCGCTTGGTATTGAAATTGAAGCCCGTTTGAATAATACTGAGCTGCAATGCGGCCATGTGGTTGATAATATGGGAACATATGGCAGCACTCCTGTAGCATTAAAGGTGTTTTTTATTCACCTAGAGtaaaaggtgcaacgtttcagcccctcaatggagccATTTTCAAGCTCCATTGAGGGTCTCAACATGCCTcgtcttctatttttttttttagtccagacTCTATATTTAAGTTCAGATCCTCCAAGTAATTTCCCCAACAGAAATCCTTAATGCGGATTCATACCCCTATTTTTTTATCCTTCCACTCTATGGTTTCCTTGAGGTCACAGATCTCACGGTCACTGACATCTTGTTTCTGTTGTAGTTGGCGTATTTCCTAGTGGTCAGCAAAGGGCAGCAGAAAGAAAGACAGAAAAGTCAAGAGAAATTGAAAAGGAAGGACTGTAAAAGAACAGGAATAATCAGAAAGAGAACTAATAGGTTAAAGACACTCAAGGTGTTACCATCTCCAATGGACCATCCAATTCTTTCAAGACAAAGAATAAAGGGgccaacaaaataaaaaaaaaattaaaaataaaataaaaatcatgcTTCCTCACCGTCATCAGAGCCTCCCTTTGCTCCAATGCTTCCTTCATCTCCGCTAGTTGAAAACGGAGGACGCCCTGGTCATGTTTCTGCCGCTCACACTCCTGCCAAGAAAGCAAGTATTATTATAAGATATAGAAATCTCCTATGCATGTCATCTTTATGAGAACACTACCCAGGGCAAAGTAAGGACACCCCCTACTACAAAGATATACTCAACATAAAATTGTATGGCCAATTGTACAAATGGGAGTTGTATCACCAATTATACAAAATACAACTCTAAAACACAGACACTGAAAGTAAATCTACAGCCATATACACCAACGTAATTAATAACTGGCTGGtaatacagtataattgtgtaatTATTTGTCATTGTATACTAAAGAAGACAAACCGAGATTAGATGGAGTTAACATTTTCAGTGTGACAAAGAAAGTGTCTGGAATCAGGTGAAGGAGAACTGAAGGTACTTTCTAAAATAAGGTGTTCCTCTGGGAAACAATGATGTATTAGATAATTCTAAGGGAAGATTTCAATACCTTTCTTTGTATGGTACATACAGTAGTAGTAACCTATGAGGCAATCATTCATATTTCACGTTTTGCAATTTGCAGCTACATGTAAATGCAATGTGATAATGTATTCAACAATGTCCCAAAGAACAATAGACAATGTCTGGTGGCGGTCCAAGTATCTACAGCACAGACTGCAAATATAGACATTTGGGATTTTTACACTGCTATTAATAAATCATCTCTATCCTATAGGTCTCAGTAGCTAAAAATCACCTGTTTGCCACAAGAACTCCCCTATAGAAGGATTGTTAGTCCCCCAAAAATAGGCATGTAATAGAGATTCTACAACTTACTTTCTGTTTATCTTCATACTGACGCCTGGATTCTGCCAGTTCTTCTTCCAGCTCCAGCAGAACCTCCCGCAGAGTGTCCACCTGATATTGCAGGGATGTTTTCTCGTTGTCTAACTGAGCATTTGTCACCATGGAGCGTTTATACTTCTCCTCCACTTCTGCCAAGGAGTCCTGAAAGACAATGGACATACGTCAAAAAAGGAAAATACAAAATGATTTAAAcaaaaaacatacaaacaaaCAATGCACATATATTTTGCATATTTGTGAACATGAATTAGTAGTCCAGCAATATGAAGCAAAGGTTTAGTTCAGTGTGTCAGCACACCATATGCCCGGCGTGGATTAGTGTCGCACACACTAGTACCTTCATCTCCTTCAGCCCTTGCATGTATTTGCCTTCTACATCCTCAATCTGCTCCTTTAActcactgatctcctgacagagGGACAGAGAATGCATAGGAATAAAGCAGCAGACAAAACAAAGTATGGAATAAAACAGTAGATAAAGCAGGTCTCCTATGATAAAGCATTCCTACTGAGGATTAGGGAAAACGTCACCCGTATGTTCAACCAGTGGCAGAAGGCTTATCAGATTGGGGTAAACCAGCTGTGCACAGCTGGAAGTACAGAAGACCTACATAGTCCAGGCACTCCCTAATCCGAAATGACATCAGGACAGAAGGAGAATGCTTCAAATAATCCAAACCTATAAATTTGCTGTGGTTACAAAGACGTCAGAAAATAAAAGGGATGTGATTTCTGGCCAAGTTActttcatgataaagacataaaaataaagaCATGTTCCAAACTGAGCCGCTAATAtacattcagaaaaaaaaaattagtcatCTAAAGACGTGATTTAACAGTTGGGAATCACTAatataaatctgaaaaaaaaaatctgatgctTACCTTTCCACGTTTCCCTGAGGCTGCTGTTCCTCTGTCATTACTGTGTGCGCTGTACCGGCAGGTGCAATGATGTTAGCACATGAAGTCTGCCGGTATAAGGGCTCCACATACAGACAACGCAGCAGAGAAGAGGATAGGACAGCCACAGGGCAACGGTGGAAAGGCAAgtgtcagattttttttattttaacagaacAAGAGTGGGTGAGGGTTTTGCAAAGAGGAATTATAGGGGCACCTCTCATATACTGCCCCCTTTCCTTTACCGGACATTGTAAAAGAGGGGCTGCTGTAAAGGGGGCAAATCATCACCtgctagaaaaataaaaaacctatagTGAAAACAGACTGTGAACCGGCCATTAAGTTTTCTCAGTGACTTTAAAACAATGCAAAGGGTGGAATTTGTAGAAAACCATCAGCTAGAATTTCGCTGCAAAAACCACGGGTACTGCTAGGGCACAAGAGAAGCAGACCCACTGCTGGCCTTGCCACATGATAGaggatataccgtatattccggcgtataagacgacttttgaagacagaaaaatcttctgtcttctctggggtcgtcttatatgccggtaatcgtcttatacggcggcatggagagggctgagccctctccatagccggtaagtctttgctgcatattgcagcaaaggcttaccggtaacacagcgatggctgccggcagcctcaaaaagacatcgggggggggaaatactcaccctccgttggccccgatgtccgcgctgtgctgtcttcagtcttccgcgccgtcttctttcttctgctgggcgccgccatgtctttccccgggtcggcgcctagtatgacgtcagcagcggctcgtcatactaggcgcctgccggggaagatggaagacggcgcggacatcgggggagcagcgccgcacatcggggccaccggagggtgagtatataagtttttttttttttttttttaatgctgggcagtgctgtatactactgggggcagtgctgtatactactgggggcagtgctgtatactaccgggggcagtgctgtatactaccgggggcagtgctgtatactaccgggggcagtgctgtatactaccgggggcagtgctgtatactaccgggggctgtgctgtatactaccgggggctgtgctgtatactaccgggggctgtgctgtatactaccgggggcagtgctgtatactaccgggggctgtgctgtatactaccgggggctgtgctgtatactaccgggggctgtgctgtatactaccgggggctgtgctgtatactaccgggggctgtgctgtatactaccgggggctgtgctgtatactaccgggggctgtgctgtatactactgggggctgtgctgtatactactgggggctgtgctgtatactactgggggctgtgctgtaatggtaatgttgttgttgtatgccttatgtttttgagcgacagttttcctgctatatacctgcatgtcataagaatttacattaaaaaaaggaccatgttaaattcaaatcagtttttttttaaatttttaccggtgttttgtatgcgttggaaaaggggtagtcttatacggcgaatatatcttaaactctatattttaaacaggaaagtaggggggtcgtcttatacaccaggtcgtcttatacgccggaatatacggtatatatatattttccttcTTTGTAAACGAAGAAAGTATTTCCTATGCCCTTTGTTCCAGGACTTGCT
This window contains:
- the LRRFIP1 gene encoding leucine-rich repeat flightless-interacting protein 1 isoform X16, which produces MGTQGPGRKRHPNREKLSAEDHALNQIAREAEARLAAKRAARAEAREIRMKELERQQKEIYQVQKKYYGLDTKWGDIEQWMEDSERYSHRPRRNLQASDEDDVMSVTSRSSLRTNGYEEELLGAAQYRKSSRPSLLNCNSLPSRSQRGSLYDEGGTSSSRRSSSSRPPSEYSCYLGSGSRASSRASSARASPVTSEPTGPPLFRRGSSSGSVLSQSLLEDMSVPSVSRVEERSDKDFAEKSGRPVSSLSAATLASLGGTSSRRGSGDTSISVDTEASIREIKEISELKEQIEDVEGKYMQGLKEMKDSLAEVEEKYKRSMVTNAQLDNEKTSLQYQVDTLREVLLELEEELAESRRQYEDKQKECERQKHDQGVLRFQLAEMKEALEQREALMTEIRQLQQKQDVSDREICDLKETIEWKDKKIGALERQKEFFDPVRSERDTLREEVTHLREVLKKHGIVLDSEGTLNGDASIDHHVNSDGPPDPPVRAVSMGKTEETIEKMDSTSAVGECSPSETEQDAQEIAQDVEKDIQLPAEGGDVTNLQNEEVNNSKIEETEPVDVFGHHKSDIDRENQEDETSVDLEDKKETSQTKVLENISEVDGEATLKQSDESPSGSEVFQDAVDFVDETPSTTSELDEDVSGCASDSEKEEPKSTEAGQCSIHGIQEGAEALKDNVNICTKDESNTLEGKQDGLKESSTHEDLSTELSVKMTTDKIVDVEHEDQGDDEIKPQQTQQVESGSLTTEDQSKTDAILSAESLGDIDQGKRIPAPEQHTEVTSNDLVAQVESENDKTSDASGSKHNSITEDEVHVVPQDSSSQNVHKHVPDNEREEVSLESEDLKSVEQREEDTLSRDVVSDNSQTTDDTSANEAETPKETVPPEVFSSEGESSQEVEDTDDDDDSGATRSEKYTGESEMPCPTLGSSVDRQSLEDIRMDDASDKSPKRGKGKNKEDCVVS
- the LRRFIP1 gene encoding leucine-rich repeat flightless-interacting protein 1 isoform X7, yielding MGTQGPGRKRHPNREKLSAEDHALNQIAREAEARLAAKRAARAEAREIRMKELERQQKEIYQVQKKYYGLDTKWGDIEQWMEDSERYSHRPRRNLQASDEDDVMSVTSRSSLRTNGYEEELLGAAQYRKSSRSAYYSDLSLASAPLTAKSPQQSVHNGSRPSLLNCNSLPSRSQRGSLYDEGGTSSSRRSSSSRPPSEYSCYLGSGSRASSRASSARASPVTSEPTGPPLFRRGSSSGSVLSQSLLEDMSVPSVSRVEERSDKDFAEKSGRPVSSLSAATLASLGGTSSRRGSGDTSISVDTEASIREIKEISELKEQIEDVEGKYMQGLKEMKDSLAEVEEKYKRSMVTNAQLDNEKTSLQYQVDTLREVLLELEEELAESRRQYEDKQKECERQKHDQGVLRFQLAEMKEALEQREALMTEIRQLQQKQDVSDREICDLKETIEWKDKKIGALERQKEFFDPVRSERDTLREEVTHLREVLKKHGIVLDSEGTLNGDASIDHHVNSDGPPDPPVRAVSMGKTEETIEKMDSTSAVGECSPSETEQDAQEIAQDVEKDIQLPAEGGDVTNLQNEEVNNSKIEETEPVDVFGHHKSDIDRENQEDETSVDLEDKKETSQTKVLENISEVDGEATLKQSDESPSGSEVFQDAVDFVDETPSTTSELDEDVSGCASDSEKEEPKSTEAGQCSIHGIQEGAEALKDNVNICTKDESNTLEGKQDGLKESSTHEDLSTELSVKMTTDKIVDVEHEDQGDDEIKPQQTQQVESGSLTTEDQSKTDAILSAESLGDIDQGKRIPAPEQHTEVTSNDLVAQVESENDKTSDASGSKHNSITEDEVHVVPQDSSSQNVHKHVPDNEREEVSLESEDLKSVEQREEDTLSRDVVSDNSQTTDDTSANEAETPKETVPPEVFSSEGESSQEVEDTDDDDDSGATRSEKYTGESEMPCPTLGSSVDRQSLEDIRMDDASDKSPKRGKGKNKEDCVVS
- the LRRFIP1 gene encoding leucine-rich repeat flightless-interacting protein 1 isoform X9 encodes the protein MGTQGPGRKRHPNREKLSAEDHALNQIAREAEARLAAKRAARAEAREIRMKELERQQKEIYQVQKKYYGLDTKWGDIEQWMEDSERYSHRPRRNLQASDEDDVMSVTSRSSLRTNGYEEELLGAAQYRKSSRSSTGSGDTTQSSRGPPRDEAMPSLLNCNSLPSRSQRGSLYDEGGTSSSRRSSSSRPPSEYSCYLGSGSRASSRASSARASPVTSEPTGPPLFRRGSSSGSVLSQSLLEDMSVPSVSRVEERSDKDFAEKSGRPVSSLSAATLASLGGTSSRRGSGDTSISVDTEASIREIKEISELKEQIEDVEGKYMQGLKEMKDSLAEVEEKYKRSMVTNAQLDNEKTSLQYQVDTLREVLLELEEELAESRRQYEDKQKECERQKHDQGVLRFQLAEMKEALEQREALMTEIRQLQQKQDVSDREICDLKETIEWKDKKIGALERQKEFFDPVRSERDTLREEVTHLREVLKKHGIVLDSEGTLNGDASIDHHVNSDGPPDPPVRAVSMGKTEETIEKMDSTSAVGECSPSETEQDAQEIAQDVEKDIQLPAEGGDVTNLQNEEVNNSKIEETEPVDVFGHHKSDIDRENQEDETSVDLEDKKETSQTKVLENISEVDGEATLKQSDESPSGSEVFQDAVDFVDETPSTTSELDEDVSGCASDSEKEEPKSTEAGQCSIHGIQEGAEALKDNVNICTKDESNTLEGKQDGLKESSTHEDLSTELSVKMTTDKIVDVEHEDQGDDEIKPQQTQQVESGSLTTEDQSKTDAILSAESLGDIDQGKRIPAPEQHTEVTSNDLVAQVESENDKTSDASGSKHNSITEDEVHVVPQDSSSQNVHKHVPDNEREEVSLESEDLKSVEQREEDTLSRDVVSDNSQTTDDTSANEAETPKETVPPEVFSSEGESSQEVEDTDDDDDSGATRSEKYTGESEMPCPTLGSSVDRQSLEDIRMDDASDKSPKRGKGKNKEDCVVS
- the LRRFIP1 gene encoding leucine-rich repeat flightless-interacting protein 1 isoform X12, whose product is MGTQGPGRKRHPNREKLSAEDHALNQIAREAEARLAAKRAARAEAREIRMKELERQQKEIYQVQKKYYGLDTKWGDIEQWMEDSERYSHRPRRNLQASDEDDVMSVTSRSSLRTNGYEEELLGAAQYRKSSRSSTGSGDTTQSSRGPPRDEAMSAYYSDLSLASAPLTAKSPQQSVHNGSRPSLLNCNSLPSRSQRGSLYDEGGTSSSRRSSSSRPPSEYSCYLGSGSRASSRASSARASPVVEERSDKDFAEKSGRPVSSLSAATLASLGGTSSRRGSGDTSISVDTEASIREIKEISELKEQIEDVEGKYMQGLKEMKDSLAEVEEKYKRSMVTNAQLDNEKTSLQYQVDTLREVLLELEEELAESRRQYEDKQKECERQKHDQGVLRFQLAEMKEALEQREALMTEIRQLQQKQDVSDREICDLKETIEWKDKKIGALERQKEFFDPVRSERDTLREEVTHLREVLKKHGIVLDSEGTLNGDASIDHHVNSDGPPDPPVRAVSMGKTEETIEKMDSTSAVGECSPSETEQDAQEIAQDVEKDIQLPAEGGDVTNLQNEEVNNSKIEETEPVDVFGHHKSDIDRENQEDETSVDLEDKKETSQTKVLENISEVDGEATLKQSDESPSGSEVFQDAVDFVDETPSTTSELDEDVSGCASDSEKEEPKSTEAGQCSIHGIQEGAEALKDNVNICTKDESNTLEGKQDGLKESSTHEDLSTELSVKMTTDKIVDVEHEDQGDDEIKPQQTQQVESGSLTTEDQSKTDAILSAESLGDIDQGKRIPAPEQHTEVTSNDLVAQVESENDKTSDASGSKHNSITEDEVHVVPQDSSSQNVHKHVPDNEREEVSLESEDLKSVEQREEDTLSRDVVSDNSQTTDDTSANEAETPKETVPPEVFSSEGESSQEVEDTDDDDDSGATRSEKYTGESEMPCPTLGSSVDRQSLEDIRMDDASDKSPKRGKGKNKEDCVVS
- the LRRFIP1 gene encoding leucine-rich repeat flightless-interacting protein 1 isoform X2, which gives rise to MGTQGPGRKRHPNREKLSAEDHALNQIAREAEARLAAKRAARAEAREIRMKELERQQKEIYQVQKKYYGLDTKWGDIEQWMEDSERYSHRPRRNLQASDEDDVMSVTSRSSLRTNGYEEELLGAAQYRKSSRSSTGSGDTTQSSRGPPRDEAMSAYYSDLSLASAPLTAKSPQQSVHNGSRPSLLNCNSLPSRSQRGSLYDEGGTSSSRRSSSSRPPSEYSCYLGSGSRASSRASSARASPVTSEPTGPPLFRRGSSSGSVLSQSLLEDMSVPSVEERSDKDFAEKSGRPVSSLSAATLASLGGTSSRRGSGDTSISVDTEASIREIKEISELKEQIEDVEGKYMQGLKEMKDSLAEVEEKYKRSMVTNAQLDNEKTSLQYQVDTLREVLLELEEELAESRRQYEDKQKECERQKHDQGVLRFQLAEMKEALEQREALMTEIRQLQQKQDVSDREICDLKETIEWKDKKIGALERQKEFFDPVRSERDTLREEVTHLREVLKKHGIVLDSEGTLNGDASIDHHVNSDGPPDPPVRAVSMGKTEETIEKMDSTSAVGECSPSETEQDAQEIAQDVEKDIQLPAEGGDVTNLQNEEVNNSKIEETEPVDVFGHHKSDIDRENQEDETSVDLEDKKETSQTKVLENISEVDGEATLKQSDESPSGSEVFQDAVDFVDETPSTTSELDEDVSGCASDSEKEEPKSTEAGQCSIHGIQEGAEALKDNVNICTKDESNTLEGKQDGLKESSTHEDLSTELSVKMTTDKIVDVEHEDQGDDEIKPQQTQQVESGSLTTEDQSKTDAILSAESLGDIDQGKRIPAPEQHTEVTSNDLVAQVESENDKTSDASGSKHNSITEDEVHVVPQDSSSQNVHKHVPDNEREEVSLESEDLKSVEQREEDTLSRDVVSDNSQTTDDTSANEAETPKETVPPEVFSSEGESSQEVEDTDDDDDSGATRSEKYTGESEMPCPTLGSSVDRQSLEDIRMDDASDKSPKRGKGKNKEDCVVS